In Zonotrichia leucophrys gambelii isolate GWCS_2022_RI chromosome 11, RI_Zleu_2.0, whole genome shotgun sequence, the genomic window GATAAATGTAAATCAGAGCTCCCCCCCATTCTCTGCCTGCCTGGTACTTGCCAGGTAACACGGTGTGGCAGCAGGTGGGCACTCTCTCAATGTGATCTCccactgctcctctcccagaTCATGATGTACGAGGCTGAGCTGGAGCGAGCCCATGGGCAGATGCTGGAGGAGATGCAGGCGATGGAGGACGAGAAGAACCACGCCATTGAAGAGGCATTTTCCCGCGCCCAGGTGGAGATGAAGGCGGTGCATGAGAACCTGGCAGGTGAGGAGGGTgcagggggctggcagggttGCCTGACTGGTGTTGGGGCGTCACCATCTGCCCCTCACCCTGCCTCACGCCTGCAGGTGTCCGGACCAACCTGCTGACGCTGCAGCCGGCGCTGCGCACCCTCACCCACGACTACAACAGCCTGAAGCGCCAGGTCCGCGACTTCCCCCTGCTTCTCCAGGAGACCCTGCGCAGCGCCAGGGCCGAGGTGagccccccagggcccccacCCAGCACCCTCCATGCAGGGTGGAGGTGCTGGGGGCTCGCTGAGCCTCTGATCTCTGCTATCCCCAGATCAGCCAGGCCATCGAGGAGGTGCACAGCACCAACCGGGAGCTGCTGCGCAAGTACCGGCGGGAGCTGCAGCTCCGCAAGAAGTGTCACAACGAGCTGGTGCGGCTCAAAGGTGTGCGGGGTGTGGTGTCCCTGaggtgggacagcagggacacgggAGCGTCCCCATAAGGTGGTTGGGTTGGCTGCAGGATGCTTCAGCCCACCCCATGATGGCTGACTCCCTGCTTCTCTCCTCCAAGGAAACATCCGTGTTTTCGGGAGAGTGCGCCCCATCACAAAAGAGGACGGGGAGGGCCCTGAGGCAGCCAACGCTGTGACCTTTGATGCTGATGATGATGCTGTCCTGCACCTCCTGCACAAAGGGAAGCAGGTGTCCTTTGAGTTGGATAAAGTCTTCCCCCCACAAGCATCCCAGGAGGAGGTGGGTGCTACCGTCCACTGCTGGTGTGAGGAGGGGAGGCAGCCACCTTCTCCTCACTCTCCCTGTCTCCCCCAGGTGTTTCAGGAGGTTCAAGCCCTGGTCACCTCCTGCATTGATGGCTACAATGTCTGTATCTTTGCCTATGGGCagacaggagcaggaaaaacCTACACAATGGAGGTGAGTTTGCTTGgctttgtttccattttcttccttggCTTCCCACCCTGCAGTGTCCAATCTCAATCACCAGGCTGGTGGCCAGCTCAGACTTGGTGTGCACTGCTGCTCCACAACATCCCCCTGGGCTTTGCTTCTGctcagaaaaaatacagaatggaATGCCAAAGgatgttttttccctgtttgtcaCCTCAATCCTTCAGGGGACGGCAGCAAACCCAGGGATCAACCAGcgggccctgcagctcctcttctCCGAGGTGCGGGGCAAGGCGGCCGACTGGGACTACACCATCACCGTCAGCGCCGCTGAGATCTACAACGAGGCACTCAGGTACGGGCACGGGCAAGAAACTTATGGACATCACCCCATGCTGCTCTCCCCCACATCCCTCTACCCCTTCCTCGGCCTCACAGCTTGTCCCAGGGCACTGCATTTGGCCCTGCAAGGatttagttttaatttatttggtgCACGCTGCCCTTCCCATGAGCTCCATCGCTTGCACaggctcccagctgtgccatcaCTCCCACTCTCTGACCCTGATGCAGCGGTGGGGGCAtctccttcttccccctttccctgcccacagACACTATATTTAGGAATTTGTAACTGGGAGCTGAAAGcatgagaaatattttccttcctagTCCAGCCACAGGAGGGGAGGAGCCTGGGTTCTCATCCATGAGAATAAccgggagcagggatgggagcggGGTCTGAGCTGGGTGAGAGGAGGCACATGGGAGCCAAGAGAGTTGAGGTCTATAAATAGGATGTGCAGCTTTCCTGGGAAGAAAtggctgctctggcagtgctggcacgcAGCTCTGAGCCAGGAATGGATGCCAGCACTCccttgggatgggaatgatAACAAGTGCCCCTTTGCCCAGGGACTTGCTGGGGAAGGAGCCgcaggagaagctggagatCAAGCTGTGCCCTGATGGCAGCGGGCAGCTCTACGTGCCGGGGCTCACTGAGTTCAGGGTGCAGAGCGTGGAGGACATCAACAAGGTGCGGGGACATGGGGGCAGCGGGCACAGGGGGGTGGCAGCGGGGGTGCAGGGAACTGGGGAGGGGTCTTTGGTGTGTGACTCCTGGATTTGGGAGCATTTCTGAAGCCATGGGGAGCAACAGAGACCAAAATAGGTCCCTGGGTGTGATGTGAGGGTCACTGTCCCATGGGATGAGCCACAGggtgttaaaaataaaagcgTGGGGCCCAGAGAGTTCCTGAGGGATTAGTGGGGTGCGGCTGTCACCGCAGTGCCCTGCCTGTCACCCCTGCCTTTGGTGCATCACCCAAGCTAAGACCTGACAGCGGTCATTaccctgctgggccagcaccCCGTGGGGGGCTGATGCTCAGGTTACATCCCTGGATCACAGGGGATTTATGGTGGGATTGAGGCAGGTTGGCCTCACCCTCTCAACTCCCCGGGCTCCCTCAGGTCTTCGATTTTGGCCACATCAAGCGGGTGACAGAGTGCACCAACCTGAACGAGCACAGCTCTCGCTCCCACGCCCTCCTCATCGTCACCGTCCGCGGCCTGGACCGCAGCACGGGGCTCCGCACCACAGGTGGGTGTCACAGCAAACCCTCACCGAggcacctgggctgtgccatcccgggctgtgcagggctgggcgcTGATGCCAGCGGTGGGTTTGGCTGTGTGCCCTCAGGGAAGCTGAACCTGGTGGACCTGGCGGGCTCGGAGCGGGTCGGGCGGTCGGGCGCGGAGGGCAGCCGGCTCCGCGAGGCGCAGCACATCAACAAGTCCCTGTCGGCCCTGGGCGATGTCATCTATGCCCTGCGCTCCCGCCAGGGCCACGTGCCCTTCCGCAACTCCAAACTCACCTACCTGCTGCAGGACTCGCTCAGCGGTGACAGCAAGACCCTCATGATGGTGCAGGTAGGGGCTGGACACCGGTGCCTGtatccccacagcccctcactgATTTCTGAGCCCGTTCTTGCCCCAGTGCTGAGACAGGTGGGAGGGAGGCTGGAATCAGGGAATGGGCCTCACCCATGGGTGAGCAGTCTGCAATCATGGTGCCAGTGGCAGctctctccctgtctctgcaCTCATTCCTTAGACAAAGCCAAGGAGTGCGGAATTAATTTGGAGGTCCACaatcctgccctccctgcctgcatgTGGATGCTATCCCTATGGGCAGTATTATACAATCTCTTAATATATTGTCATCTCTCCATCCCCTCTTTTTCTGGGAGGGTTTTAAGCTCTGGTAGTTTCTCTACCCCTGCCCTGTGAGCCCCcactcccagctgctggcacccaCACTGAGCCCCCCAGGGGGGCTGCCTGAGCCCCTGCACCTGCCACAGCTATTCCCGGCTGCTCCTCGCACTGGGGCAGTTGGTGACAGGGAatccagctggctcagacaccagggatggatggggctaGCCTGGGAGGGGCAGGTTAATAATAGCATCTCAccggccagcagcagcaggttttcTAGGGGGGAGCCCCTGGGtgcacaggcagctgccagggTGACTTTGTGCCTCTCCTCCCTGAGCACAGGTCTCCCCTGCCGAGAAGAACACCAGCGAGACGCTGTGCTCCCTGAAGTTTGCCGAGAGGGTTCGCTCTGTGGAGCTGGGTCCTGTCTCCCgcaaggctgagctgggctcctggcccagccaGGAGCACCTGGAGGTACTCAAGAGACTGCTGGTGTCCTTCACCCTCACCCCAGGGATCCCCCCTGTTTTGCCCCCACATGTGGTCCCTAGAGCTGTTGGATGTCCCCCTAGAGCCACCCCCATTGGGGACAATCACCTGGTGGGATGCAGGTTGTCCCCAAACTGCAGTGTCCAGCCAATGCTGCAGCCTTGGCTGTTCCAAGCCCTGTTTTGCAGCAGCCCCGTGATAGCCCCTGGGAACATTTGGGCACCACTACCCAGGCATGCACTATCTGcctgtgagcccatccccattcctgccctctTGGCCTGGCTgaccctggggctgtgtcccctctcctcccagggTGACTCGCCGGGTTCCTCAGCACCAGCAGGCCGGGGCCAcgcatcccccagcccagggcatctCTCCAGTCGCTCTGCCTCCATCCGCAGGAAGCTCCACACCTCAGGTGGGTGGTGGGACACCTGGAGAGCCCAGACAGGGTCCCTCTGTCCCTTGAGGCTCCAGCCAACAGCCCATGGCAAAGCCTGCAGTGGGGAGtacagagcagctctgtaaTCAGCTCATTAGTTAATAGCTAATTAGCCATGGTTGGCACTTCCCCAAGAGTGCCCTGGTTCAAAGGCACTGTGATGGCTATGGGGGGGTAAGGGGAGGGCAATGCCAGCAGGCTGAACCTCTTTCCCTTCGATTTCAGCCTGACTTAGGGGCAGCCGTGGCTGCCAGGTGAGTGCCTGCGGCCGGTGCTGGTGGAGGGCTCTGCTTTCACCCCGCTCCCCAcgcagggcagggctgctggacTGTGCAGGGATGTTCTGGGAATGCTTGTGGCACCACCTCCTGCTACACTGCCACCAGACAGGCCTGGGGCACtggtggctgtgtccctgcctgctgtAAGCCATGCCTCTCTCCCCtcagggaagctgaggcccATTCCCCTGTGATGAGTGCCAGCCATGGCATCCAACCTGCTGCAGGACCCAGCCCCTCACAGTGACACGGAGACGGCTGCTCGAAGACGTGAAGGCTTTGGTGCTGTTCCCTTGGCCACCAGGACCCATGACCAGAGGGTGATGGCACCTCTCACCATGAGCAGCACGGGGTCAGAGTCTCCCAGCAGCCATGCCCCCCTCTCAGGGTAGGGGACAGTGGTGCTGGGCAGAGATCTGCCCCGTCGATGCTCAGCTCTGTGAGTTTATTTTTGCTGGACAAATGTTTttagctggagcagggagcagctgggtgctCCCTCCATCTCTCCAGCTTTGTTTTTACCATGAGATGTAGCTGGAAGGGGTGCACAGAGCCAGACCAGTCTCTGGCCCTGCctctcccactgccacagggccatcctggccacagctcctgcaagaCTGCATCTGGGCAGCTGCCCAGTGTCTTTCAGAGCAGCACTTCTCCAAGTTAAACTACAAAAGATCCCAGCAGCTCTCTTTCCCGTGAGTTTCTCAAGCCCTGTTGTTGCATGAAGGCCCCCGGTGCTGTGCATGAGCCGAGCTGCTGTTCCTCGtggtgccagtgctgccagggccCACGCTGGCTGCCTGTGCTACCTGGCACCAGGGGCAATGGAGCAGTCTCAAATGAAGCTATTGTAAAGTTATTTACCAGTTGTCTTGTCAAGAGAGATCACAGTGTGGTCGAGATGAAAgtgtttgaaatatttatacCTGTTTACATGGTCTTGGAATGGAAAAGTagtggaaaacaaacaaaaagacccCAAACCTCCAGTCCAAAAGCCTCTTGGCTTATGTATGGGGATGGTGGTTGGCAGGGGCATGGGAGGGGATGACACTGCCCTTGGACCTCTCAAGAGCACCTGTGGGTacatctcctcctgctgccagcccctgctggaTGCACTGATGGCTCTTTCCACCACTCTCTCCTCTCACGCTTCCACGGCGtattctatttaaaaacaaaaaagggaaaaataaatttagccTTTTGTAAGAGTAGATGTTTctatgtattttaataattaaaaaatacccTGTTTTGTaacaaaacttattttaaataaactctTAAAGCCAGtcctcctgtgctgtgtttttcttgAACTCTGCTTGAGGAGGAATGGGTgcttcttccctcctcccatagggctggaaaagcccctCATATCCTTCCCCTTCAGCTGCCCCCGgggccagcctggcagcagagtCTCCACCCCATTTTGCAGCTTTGAGGCTCCTGCAATTAGTGGGAGAGCAGTGGTTAAATCCAAAGTGAGTCCCAATGTGCCCATGTCCTGCTCCACCTTGTGCTGCCCCACCCCACATCCCAGCAATAGGCTGGTGGCTGGCAGAGCCTTTTCACACCCCGTGGGGGTCCAGGCCTGGGATTATCACCAGATCAAgcaggaagcagctgcagaggagacaCAGACCCTGTGAGTGTCCTGGTGCTGGAAGCAGGCAGCACTCACCGTCAGTCCTGCAGTGGCTCAGTGCCAGGGCCTCTTGCTGTACTTTTGGAGCCACCTCCTCCAGAGGCacggagcagagcaggcactcCCCTTTGTTCCCAAAACGTGACTATTTGGATGAAGCATCAGCAGTGTGGGGACTGGCTTTAGCTTTCCTGATGGCCCCACTCCACCTCCCCAGAACAGTCGTTCCAAAGGCACTCCCTGGCTCAGAGCTCATTGCCACTCAGCCCAGATCCACTGGAGAGCCAGGGGAGAGGGATCAGTGTGCAGCCAGGGAGAAGGATGAGCACTAAATGATGACACTGCTCCTTGGGCTGGGAACAACCCAGCAAAGTGAAACTGCCCCCGGGATTTCCACAAGCCACTGGCAAGTGCTGGCTCTCCTGTTGTTCaccacagcctcccagcagGAAGGGTGAGAATGGTCAGCTtcctctgggacaggcagggaacacagccctgcttttcctgggcactcccagccaggagccATGCCAAGGTGAAGAGCACTTCAAGAGATTCAGGCATTTAacacaacttaaaaaaaaaattacaaatattttaataaaattcgTTATAAGTTACAGATTCCTGGAGAACAGGCTCCAGTGTATAAAATGGGAGACAggctgggaagagcagggaaaGCACCAAGAGGAACCTCTTTCCccagaggaaagaagaaagagggaCAGAAAGGTTCTGACAGACatttattgggggaaaaaaaccaaaaacaaacctcTAAGAATGGTCCAGTGGATGCAGAAAGACATAACTCAGTCCATGTCCCTCTGTTCCTCCACCCTTCCAAATCCTCACCCCCAAAGGCAAGCACATACGACGAGTCCTGGTTAAGTCACATGTTTTAACAGGTCCAAGGACAGACTGAAGAtactgctcctctgcagccctgggtgccagcagggatggctgaGAAGCCAAGAGAAAGTCTCTTGGTTCAGGTCCTTGAGATGCACCAGCACAGTGGCACAGTGTCCATGCCCATGTCAGATGAAGCCAAAGGGGCTGGTCCCCCCTGGCAGTTGAAGTCTCTTCTGTATGGAAAGGGCATCACCCCACAGCAGGCGTTTGTGGGGCGGTGCCTGCAgtcctcagcagctgcacagcgAGAGCAGGGCCCTGACCCACAGGGCCAGGCAGCAAGAACCGACAGCACAAGCGGGAAGGAGGGGTGACAGCAGGCTCAGAgccctcctgcagggacaggccagcacacagagcagcccagagctggatgctgagatgaagagctgaaatgaagcagcatccctgcagggctctgtggggcccTGCACCCACCAGGGCCcctcccacagcacacacatCTCTCCACTGGGATCCTCCATCCAGCCCCCAAGgcaccagggctggctgggcGACCAGGCAGGCAGATTGCACTTCCCTACCGTGCTGGAGAGGGGCGGGGGGAAAGGACGGACGCACGGAGAGATCTGAAATCCAGCCAGACCACGAGCAGGGGAAGCTTGGCCACCTGTATTTGTACATGAGGAGGTGGTGGCTGCTAGTCCAGGACAgccatgaggagcagcagttCCCGAAAGGCACTACCATGGCGGCCGCTGAGCCCAGACTTGTTCTTGACAACGTTGCTGATGTTTTTCAGCTGCTTGTAGCACAACTTGCATTTGtgaagcctggaaaaaaaaatgacagcagACACAGCATGAATCCCTTGTTGCCTGAGgtgtggcagctcctgcagtgccagagaGGCAGCtcaagcaggagagaaaagccCTGAAAATGGCCTGGAAGAGGCTGAAAtatgagcacagctctgcaaaaaCACCAGGCATTCAGCACACGTCCTGATGAGACAGGAGAACAGCATCCACATAAGGGCTCTTTCAGCCCTCTTCCCCCTTTGGCAGTACAGtccagggaaaaagaaagtgcTGTTTTCCAAAAGCCAATTCCCAGAGAGGAGCTATCCTGTGAATGAACTCAAAATCCAGGGCCTGCCTACCAAATCACGCTTCTTGTGAGGCAGAGGGGAAAGGCACAGGGTGGTTTTACTCCTGATACTTTGTTTAGGTATGACTCAATGCACAGAGGCAAAGGGAAAGGCAGTCCTTTTCCTCTGAGCACGAGGGATTGGTGCTTGCAGACAAAGGGAAGGCATGTCCAATCTGCAATCAGAGCCCTGATGGCAAGGGCAAAGCTCACCCAAGAGAAAGGCTGGTCCCAGGAGGGAGCAAAAGCAGCATGTGCCTCacctttcctctctgctgatGTCCACTCCAACAGAAGGTGGTGCAGCGAGGATGTCTGTGATGAGTGGCAGGAATCTCTGGAGAATGAGTTTCAAAGATGTGCAGCCAGTCTGCACGTAACTGAAAAACAGAGAATTGGGTCCCACTTGAATGCCATTCCTGTCCCCTTGAATGCCATTCCtgtcccccagcacacagcccccaaacaaccCCACTCCACCACCTGTAACCAGGCAAGGAGAGCAACAGCCAAGTACCAACAACACATCTGAGTTCCAAAGCTTTCACAAAGCAAGTCTGTTCCAAAGGTCCTGGCACATAACCTACCCAAGGGCGACCTCTCTGCTCAAGGGCAGAGATGTCCTGCCAAGGGAACCTGGCAGGAACCTCTCTcccagaagaaaggaagagcagAAGCTCCATCTTAAAACAGGCTGTAATTTTTCTCCCTACAGATGAGTCCCCAGGGCTGTTGCAGGACTTCATTCCTCATCCCAGGCTGACAGCTTCACTCTCAGCAGTGTGCAAAGCCCATTTGTTTTACATGACCCCTCTTGGCTGCCAGAGCTGTCTTAATCCAAAATCTAGGACAAATCCCACTatcctgctcttcctgcccaTGCACACTTTCTGTATCTTTTCCCACACACACCTAGCAACTCCATAATTCTTTTACAGGCATCATATCAGCATGAGACTGTATCTGCAGTCATTTCTCAGGATTTTCCTCCAGGTACAAAatacccagcacagctcccctaTCACTACCTACACCCTGTCCCTCATGCACACCATGTTCTTGAGGCCTCACCTTTCATATTTACTTTGGAGTAGTTTTTCTATCTGTGGCAGGACTATAGTACACAAATCCAGCTTCCAGAGAGACCTGAAAAGAAAAGGACATACCCTGAGACTGGAGACCAAGGCTTTACAAAGCCAAGCTGACACAAAAAAGAATTCTTGGCAAATGCCCAAACAGACATACTCAGGTTCAGAGAGCAAGTTCACTGACTCCCCCTCGTGAGAGAAAGTGGCAGGTTCGGATATATTTCTTTGACTCTAAGCAGAATCACTTTATGAAGCCCCAAGACTTTGATTTTCCTTGGCCCCAAATAACTCCAGCAGTTACTGCCACTGCAGGCTTGAAGAAGTGACTACAAACACATCATTTTCACACTGCCATGGCCTACTGGACACAGGGCAGATACAAGGaactcccagccaggcagcccTTGCACATCCCAGGGGCTGACCCCATCCAGGACTCACGCTTTTTGGTTGACAATATTCAAGAGATCCACGACAACAGACAGATCATTGATTGCCACTGCAGAGTCCAGAGAGTTCtgagagaaaaggggaagaaaaagccaTCTATTGCAGAGGTCAAACTGGTTAGGCTAATGCAAATTAGTATCTagtgctgcttttccaaaaCAAGGTAGAGGAAACATGAAGTGGCCAGGGAAGAGAACTCTCTCATGGGAAAGTCTTTGCCATGTGAGTTTCTTTGTGAcccttcagctgcagcactcTGTGATGCATCCCTGGGGACAAAAGCTGTGAGACCCTGTGTTTTGTAtgaggcagagccagccccagagaagcagagagagctgctcaggagcctCAGGCACGTCCCCACGCTTGCCTTGATGTCACTGGTGCTCCAGACGGCGCGCACGGCGTCCAGGTTCTTGTGGCGGCTGGTGAGCACCACACACATGGTCTCGTGGCCTTTCCTGATCTGGGACATGGCCTCCTCATCCACCAGCTCCGTCTGGCTTTGGTTCTTCACAGCCTGCAAGTACAGACACCACCaacagagcagggtgggagcaTTCTCTGGCCTAGGCGAGAGCCAATTTTGGTGCAGAGATTGCCAGTGAATACTGACTTCCTTGCAGATGGTTGTAAAAGCCTTTTGAAATGGAATTGCTCAATTTGTTCTGATTTCAGTTACTTCTTTCCTACTTCTACTACATCAATCACAAACGTGTTTAAAGCTTTGGAAAAACTCTCAAAAAAGGTGAATTTAAAGTAAGTTTTCAAAACCAGTatgttttaatgaagaaatgttttcacACAAACCCAATTTTTTTATGTGAAACACTTGTCTGGGAACTGCAAGTTTTATTACAATTCATTAGACTCTCAATTTGCTTCCTGCCCAGGCCATGATAGAACCCCTAATTCCTTTACTCACATTTAGAGTCTGATATCATCAGGATGCTCTggtctttccccctttttaggACAGGGGAATACCCTCCCCAAGAGAGACCAAGAAGCCTCCAAGATGCAAGAGGCAGAGATTCCTGTGAAATTATTATGTACATGTAATGGCAGAcatcaattttttaaatgaaccACTGTCTCACCCCTTGTTCTCTGCTTTGCTAAGAGCAGGGCTCAACTTTGCTGTGTTCATACCTATCACAATGGAGCACCCCATTTCTGATGCCACCCAACACAGACATTGGCAGGAAAACATTGTCCAGAGACACTTACTGGGAGAAAGTCAGAGGCCTTCAGGCCAAtgggctcattcctggctgcaggaatcACCGATGGCTCTGTTCTGCTCAAAGAAGTTGAGGAGGGATTCAGTGGCCTCTGGACTGGATCAGGCTGCAGGAGAAATTGGGATAAAAGTTCTAGCAGGAACAGTCTGGCACTAGTCTGATGACCTTTATTTCTGACCTGCTTTCTTCTCACAGCAGGGCCCTAACACAGAAGCAGTCTGCAGACTGCTAGCATAATTTAAGAGGCAATAAAGTGACTCTCAGGTACACACCACGATGTAATTAAGGTTTGTAAAGAACACGAAGATGCCCCAGCAGAAGTGCCAAGTGCTGTTATTGTTATCTGAAATTAGGGCAATGGGCTGTGGCCAGCCTGAAGGCTAAGGGAGAATTCTAAAGAAGCCAGTAAAATGAATACTGGCCCATCAGCTGCTTGCACTTTTGGCAACAAAACAGTCTCTGTTCAAGCACTGGCAGAAACCTGGCACTTGATTCTCTGAGTGCCCCAATTCAGAGATGCAAGGAGAAGAACCACTGCAAGCACaagcagcaaacaaacaacagaGACTGTCAGAGGCTTGGCCTTAGTTTCACTGCTAAGGCAAGACACTTGGCAGCACAAAGCCTGGAACTGCACTTTTACTGCCCTGCAGTGAAGGGATCAGCCTGAGCAGAAATCACAAattctccagctctgcacatccctcacagagcacacagaacgTACGAGCTCCTGCTTTGGCAGCGAGGTCTGGACATCCACAGCTTGGCTGGGCTTCACTGCTTCCTTTGCAGTTCCAGGCTCTACCAAGAGGGAGAGAAGTGGGAAAGCAGAAACTGATTGTTACTTTCAAGAGTTGAGAGCAAAGGTTTTGTTTAGCTATACTACAAGGAGTAATTTCTGCCTTCGGGCAGCTCTCCCTCTTTTGAGGGCCATtatccccatccccaccaagGGTTCATTTCCACACTTACCATCCTcaggaggggcaggaaagggCTCAGTTCGAGGAGGAGTTCGACCTACAGAAAAAGatttaaataataaacaaatGAAGGAGCATCCAAGGCTACAGATAAGTGGTAAGTCAACCTTGAAGCAGAGAAATCTCCAACAACTCCACATATGAGGGTAATCAGTGATACAACAAGCAGAGTTATCTCTTTTGGACCTTGACACTATTGTTGAGTTTAGCTAAAAGCTTTCAGCCTTCATGGATAGAAGGGACAAAACTGACCCCTGTGGCTCACTGCTGCTGTAGAGATGTGAAGCATGAGACAAGGCACAGTCACA contains:
- the KIFC3 gene encoding kinesin-like protein KIFC3 isoform X2, which produces MITSRSAWHLGSGPNAGAAWNAKDLAPDGRGQDGLGTGGGAGAAPRAPLLPALLHQKILSVSWPDSANPRGLCRALQALRDTTCKRREEPRHRGTEEEPPAAPREPAAVQAAPTMNVEKTGGRLCSGKRASLATARPFPVIQEVMASMAHLQKEKLRLQEELLEMQEKLAAQENNELSLSLQLQGQVETLKEKLLEQAQEISRLRSELGGTDAEKHRDLLAAENERLRQEMKALEGELQRQQQAPCRDCPHLQEKAELQEQLSQLQREAEETRARLVELDLEVQQKTNRLAEVELRLKDSLAERAEEEERLSRRLRDSQETIASLKSQPQQIKYIIKTVEVESAKVKQALCETQSRNQYLQEQVGMQKQVLKEMEQQLQSSQKTEAQLRAQIMMYEAELERAHGQMLEEMQAMEDEKNHAIEEAFSRAQVEMKAVHENLAGVRTNLLTLQPALRTLTHDYNSLKRQVRDFPLLLQETLRSARAEISQAIEEVHSTNRELLRKYRRELQLRKKCHNELVRLKGNIRVFGRVRPITKEDGEGPEAANAVTFDADDDAVLHLLHKGKQVSFELDKVFPPQASQEEVFQEVQALVTSCIDGYNVCIFAYGQTGAGKTYTMEGTAANPGINQRALQLLFSEVRGKAADWDYTITVSAAEIYNEALRDLLGKEPQEKLEIKLCPDGSGQLYVPGLTEFRVQSVEDINKVFDFGHIKRVTECTNLNEHSSRSHALLIVTVRGLDRSTGLRTTGKLNLVDLAGSERVGRSGAEGSRLREAQHINKSLSALGDVIYALRSRQGHVPFRNSKLTYLLQDSLSGDSKTLMMVQVSPAEKNTSETLCSLKFAERVRSVELGPVSRKAELGSWPSQEHLEGDSPGSSAPAGRGHASPSPGHLSSRSASIRRKLHTSA
- the KIFC3 gene encoding kinesin-like protein KIFC3 isoform X3, with protein sequence MAGPRLEPDPAAKESLSRPESRMQLEMPEQVETLKEKLLEQAQEISRLRSELGGTDAEKHRDLLAAENERLRQEMKALEGELQRQQQAPCRDCPHLQEKAELQEQLSQLQREAEETRARLVELDLEVQQKTNRLAEVELRLKDSLAERAEEEERLSRRLRDSQETIASLKSQPQQIKYIIKTVEVESAKVKQALCETQSRNQYLQEQVGMQKQVLKEMEQQLQSSQKTEAQLRAQIMMYEAELERAHGQMLEEMQAMEDEKNHAIEEAFSRAQVEMKAVHENLAGVRTNLLTLQPALRTLTHDYNSLKRQVRDFPLLLQETLRSARAEISQAIEEVHSTNRELLRKYRRELQLRKKCHNELVRLKGNIRVFGRVRPITKEDGEGPEAANAVTFDADDDAVLHLLHKGKQVSFELDKVFPPQASQEEVFQEVQALVTSCIDGYNVCIFAYGQTGAGKTYTMEGTAANPGINQRALQLLFSEVRGKAADWDYTITVSAAEIYNEALRDLLGKEPQEKLEIKLCPDGSGQLYVPGLTEFRVQSVEDINKVFDFGHIKRVTECTNLNEHSSRSHALLIVTVRGLDRSTGLRTTGKLNLVDLAGSERVGRSGAEGSRLREAQHINKSLSALGDVIYALRSRQGHVPFRNSKLTYLLQDSLSGDSKTLMMVQVSPAEKNTSETLCSLKFAERVRSVELGPVSRKAELGSWPSQEHLEGDSPGSSAPAGRGHASPSPGHLSSRSASIRRKLHTSGKLRPIPL
- the KIFC3 gene encoding kinesin-like protein KIFC3 isoform X1 → MITSRSAWHLGSGPNAGAAWNAKDLAPDGRGQDGLGTGGGAGAAPRAPLLPALLHQKILSVSWPDSANPRGLCRALQALRDTTCKRREEPRHRGTEEEPPAAPREPAAVQAAPTMNVEKTGGRLCSGKRASLATARPFPVIQEVMASMAHLQKEKLRLQEELLEMQEKLAAQENNELSLSLQLQGQVETLKEKLLEQAQEISRLRSELGGTDAEKHRDLLAAENERLRQEMKALEGELQRQQQAPCRDCPHLQEKAELQEQLSQLQREAEETRARLVELDLEVQQKTNRLAEVELRLKDSLAERAEEEERLSRRLRDSQETIASLKSQPQQIKYIIKTVEVESAKVKQALCETQSRNQYLQEQVGMQKQVLKEMEQQLQSSQKTEAQLRAQIMMYEAELERAHGQMLEEMQAMEDEKNHAIEEAFSRAQVEMKAVHENLAGVRTNLLTLQPALRTLTHDYNSLKRQVRDFPLLLQETLRSARAEISQAIEEVHSTNRELLRKYRRELQLRKKCHNELVRLKGNIRVFGRVRPITKEDGEGPEAANAVTFDADDDAVLHLLHKGKQVSFELDKVFPPQASQEEVFQEVQALVTSCIDGYNVCIFAYGQTGAGKTYTMEGTAANPGINQRALQLLFSEVRGKAADWDYTITVSAAEIYNEALRDLLGKEPQEKLEIKLCPDGSGQLYVPGLTEFRVQSVEDINKVFDFGHIKRVTECTNLNEHSSRSHALLIVTVRGLDRSTGLRTTGKLNLVDLAGSERVGRSGAEGSRLREAQHINKSLSALGDVIYALRSRQGHVPFRNSKLTYLLQDSLSGDSKTLMMVQVSPAEKNTSETLCSLKFAERVRSVELGPVSRKAELGSWPSQEHLEGDSPGSSAPAGRGHASPSPGHLSSRSASIRRKLHTSGKLRPIPL